The DNA region GGTCTACAACCTCGACCTCGAGCAGATCAACCAGGCCCTGAGGCAAAAAGTCCTCAGCGGCGAAGGCTTCCAGACCGACGACGGCGACGGCGTGTTGATCAACAACAATCTGGACCAGGTCTTCGCCTACCTAGACGACCCGGCCAATTCCGATGTGTTCGTCGAGGCTGTGCGCTATCAGCGCCTGGCCAAAGCCAAATAAACCCAGCACGTAAACGGTTTTTCTACAGGAGTTTCGGGTGGACGATTACCAGCAGTCGATACGCATTTTGTCCGATCGCATTGTGCTGGCGCAGACGCCGATTCGCGTCCTCGATGCAGTCAAGTGGGACGACAACATTCGCAAGGGTTTCCTCAAGGCCAAGGGCAAGGAAATGCCGGCGGTGGACCGCGATTACTACCTGAACCGGCCGCTGGCGTTCGACTCCAGCAAGGTAAAGCTGGAATTCCAGAACATAGAACGCGACATCACCCGTCAGCTCGGACAGTTCAACCCGGTTGGCCAGATCATGCGCCGCATGTGCAAGGAATACCGGATGGTGGTGCGCATGCTCGAAGCGCGCGGCACCGAGGACTTCGGGCTGATTTCACAGGAGCTTTACGGTGCCGCTTCCGACGCGTTCCACGCCGGCGACCCGACCCTTTCCGACCTGGGCCTGATGCTCTCGGATTACCTGAACAATATCGATGGCCGTGGCGACCTGAAGGACGAACCGAAAATCCTCACCGCCAAGGAAGCCGTCCACCTGCTGCAAACCCGCTTGAACAAGGTATTCGGCGAAGCCGAGGAAACCATTCGCGTATTCGAGTCCGACGGGATCGTCGCCGATGCGGCGGCTGGCGCCGACTACATCAAGATCCGCGCCGACGCGATGTTCAACGACCGTGACGTGCGCGCCCTGGAAGTCCACGAAGGGCTGGTGCATGTGGGGACCACGCTCAATGGCCTGAACCAGCCGATCTGCACCTTCCTCTCCAAAGGTCCGCCGTCGTCGACAGTGACTCAGGAAGGCCTGGCGATCCTGATGGAAATCATCACTTTCGCCTCATACCCGAGTCGCCTGCGCAAACTGACCAACCGCACCCGCGCCATTCACATGGTGGAAGAGGGCGCGGACTTCCTGCAGATCTTTGAGTTCTTCCGCGAGCAAGGTTTTGAAATGGCGGAAAGCTACGGCAACGCCAGTCGGGTTTTCCGTGGCTCGGTGCCGACGGGTCTGCCATTTACCAAAGACTTGTCCTACCTCAAGGGCTTTATCATGGTTTACAACTACATTCAGTTGGCCGTGCGTAAAGGCAAGCTTGAGCAGATACCGCTGCTGTTTTGCGGCAAGACCACGCTGGAAGACATGCGGACCTTGCGCCAGTTGGTGGATGAAGGGCTGGTGGTGCCACCGAAGTATCTGCCGGATCAGTTCCGTGACCTGAACGCGCTGTCGGCGTGGATGTGCTTCTCCAACTTCCTCAACCACTTGAGCCTGGACCGGATCGAAGCGGATTACTCCAATATCCTCTAACGTGTACGCCGTCCAAATGTGGGAGCGGGCTTGCTCGCGAATACGGTGTGTCAGTCGACATTAATGTTGAATGTTCAACCGCATTCGCGAGCAAGCCCGCTCCCACATTTGGTCCGTATTCCAACCAAACTTCACGAGGTTTCATCGGATGAGAATCCTCGGCTTCTTCTGCCTTCTCCTGACCTTGAGCGGCTGCAGCTCGCTGCTGTTCTACCCCGAGCCGGGCCAGCTGTTTACCCCGGAAAAAGCAAAACTCGAATACCGCGACATCACCCTAACCACCGCCGACGGCCTCAAGCTGCACGGCTGGTGGTTGCCGGCCAAAAGAGGTGTCGAGGTCAAAGGCACGGTGCTGCATCTGCACGGTAACGGCGGCAATCTGCCCATGCATCTTGGGGGGAGCTGGTGGTTGCCCAAAGAAGGGTATCAAGTGCTGCTGCTGGACTATCGCGGTTATGGATTGTCCGAGGGTGAAGCGACGCTGCCGGAGATCTATCAGGACATCGACGCCGCGTTCAAATGGCTCGATCAGGCGCCGGAGGTCAAGGGCAAGCCGCTGATCCTGCTCGGCCAAAGCCTCGGTGGTTCGATGGCCGTGCACTATCTGGTTCAGCACCCTGAACGCCAAAAACAACTCAAGGCCTTCGTCCTCGACGGCGTGCCCGCCAGCTACCGCAGTATCGGTCAATTTGCCCTGAGTCAATCCTGGCTGACCTGGCTGTTTCAGGTGCCACTGTCCTGGCTGGTGCCGGACGGCGACAGCGCGATCCATTCCATGGAGCAGCTGGGCGGCGTACCGAAACTGATCTACCACAGCATCGACGATCCGATCGTGCCCCTTTCCAACGGCATCCGTCTGTATCAAGCTGCGCCGCCGCCGCGGGTGCTGCAACTGACCCGTGGCGGTCATGTGCAGACGTTCGCCGACCCGGTCTGGCGCAAAGTCATGCTGCGTTTTCTCGATGACCCGCAGCATTTCAACGGTCTGCGCCGCCTGGGTGAAATCCCGAATTACCCGGCGCCGAAAAATTCTGAAGATGAACCACCAGAGAGTCCGCAATGAGTGAAGAACGTAACGCCATCCCGCTGATCATCACCGGTATCTGCAGCATCCTCGGCACCGTCGGGGCCCTGTGGTTCTACGGCTACCTGCACTTCGCCAAACCCGAAGATGCGCTGCTGCTCAGCGACTTCACGATGCTCAAGACTGTGCCGGGCGAAGACTACAAAGTCTCCCTGGAACCGGCCCCGCAAGTCGCGCAGTGCATCGATGGCGTGCTGGTGATGTTCGACACCGAACAGAAAGGCCTGAGCGGCGTGTTGGTCAACAACAAGAAAAAAGCCGTGCGCTGCATGGGCGAGGAAACCCCGCAGAAGCTGCAACCGTAGCGCGCCCGAAAAGATCGCAGCCTCGTTTCACTCGACAGCTCCTACAGAAGCACGCGGTCTATGTAGGAGCTGTCGAGTGAAACGAGGCTGCGATCTTTTGATCTTAAAAACAAAAGCCCCGCCTGATCAGATCAGGCGGGGCTTTTGCGTTACAGCAGGTTCAACTCAGTTCGAGCTGACCGCAGAACGCGGGATCACCGGCTGGTTGTCGTTGGAAATGGTCACTTCCACCCGACGGTTCATTGCACGACCCGAGACGCTGCTGTTCTCGGCCACCGGGTATTCTTTGCCATAACCCTGCGACACGATACGCGTTGGATCAACGCCCATTTTCACCAGCGCCGTTCGCACGGAACCGGCACGACGCTCGGACAGCGACTGGTTGTGGTTCGCGGTGCCCGTGCTGTCGGTGTAGCCCTCGACGATCACTTTGCGATCAGGGTTTTCCGAGAGGAATTGCGCCAGTTTGTTGATATTCACCAGACCGCTGGACTTCAGATCAGCCCTGTCAGTGGCAAACAACACATCACCGAATGTCACCAAGGTGCCGCGATCAGTCTGCTTGGCGTTCAGGCTGTCCTGCAATTGCTTGATCTGCGCGTCGCGGGCATCCAGACGAGCTTGGGCGCGCTGCGCGGAAGCATTTTTCAGATTGGCTTCGGCGTTGCGCAGGGCGATGGTCTGCTTCGCCACTTCGACACGTTGATTGGTCAGGTAAGCCAGTTGATCGACCTTGGCCTGGTCCTCTTTGTCCTGGTAAGCCTTGTCAGCCTTGTCCAGGTAATCGCTGGCTTCTTTGGTTTCCAGCGCCGCGACTTTGCTGGCTTGCGGGTTGGTTTGCAGGCCGGTGTAGTTGGTGCGGGCCTGTTCCAGGTTCGCGTTTGGCGGCGTGGAGCAGGCGGCCAGTGCAACGCTTGCGGCCAGCAGGGCAGGGATCATCAATTGTTTACGCATGGTGGTTTCGTCCTTTTAGTCGAGTAAGAAGTGCGTCGTGCCGGCCGCTTATTGAACGGTGCGCTGGCTTTCCTGACGCAGTTCTTGAACACCTTTCTGAGAGTCCTTCACAGCCTGTTCAGCTTTCAACGCCTGGGCTTTGCGTTCAGCCACGCGAGCGTCCCACTCGGCCTGTTCGGCCAGGACTTTGGCTTCGTCATATTTTTTGTCGTGCATGGCGATTTCGGCTTGTTTGAGCTTGTCCTGCGCGGACTTCATTTCCACTGCCGCGAATTCGGTACCGCCGGCACTGACGGCGCTGTTGACCGCCGATTCCGTCACGGCGAATTGCTCGCTTGGCGGGTTACCGGCACAACCGGCCAGGACGAAGCTGCTGCCGATGGCCAGTGCAGCCAGTTTCAGGCTACGCAGAGGGGGGAACGAGGATTTGGCAGTTCGGGTCTTCATGGTCTTCAACTCCATTGGAAAAACTCCTGAAAAACTTAAAAATCCATCCTGGGCAAGGAGCCGCAACCTTCAATTTCCGGGGGTGTTTTGAAACGGCCGTCCCAGGCGTGGTTAATGGGTGTGACCCGAGGCGTTTTTCAAAAGTTCAGAGAATATGGCTCATTGCCCAAAAAACTTTGACCGGGCGGACAAGGCTCTAAACCGGGTATTTTTACCGCAAGCAGCAGTACTCCCGGCCCTGTAGTGGGCTGGGAGTACGCATTTTTGGAGGGGGAAGAAGTGCGGTAATCAGTGTTTCTGTTTGTCGTCGATGGCCGACAAATCGTGCAAATGACGACGGGACAATGCGAGAAAACGCGGAGTCGGACCGACGTCTTCGTACAGCGGATCACCTTCTTCGTCGGTGGCCACGACGGTCGAGCCCTTCACATACGGAAAGCTCTTTTCGAGCTCTTCCAGGGCGGCGCCGATCAGCTCGCCGAGCAGTTCTTCGGGCTGCCGTTTGGGGTACATATCGATAATGGCCGCCAGCCGTGCGGCGGCCTCCACATCCAGATGAATCGAGTATCCGGTGTCGGTCAGGCGACCCTTGGCGTTTTCTTCCCAGTGATGGGCAAGCTCGCGGATTTTCATAGTGACCTCAATGCGCACCTGCTCGTGGCAGGCAGTGTCAGTGTCCGGCAAAGGCCGGCGGCAGCCGTTGTACGGCTTACTCTTCAGACTAGCTTTAACGCCCAAGGTTTAAAGTCCCTTCGTCGTCTAATGGTGAACGTTGGGGGGGATTGGGTGTATATCCGTTTTTGCGGTAGCGGCGGCTATCGGTTTCGCTTTTACAGCGAGTCACTTGGAAATACGGAATGCCGCCCAACCCCAAGTAACCAAGGGCTCTTGCCCCTTTCGTTCGGTGCCTCGCCTAGGCTCGCCATGCCCTCGCTCCGGTCCTGCTCCGTGGGCCCGCCGCCATCGGCCATCCATGGCCGGGGGCGGCTAACCCGGCATCCATGCCGGGTTGCCCACTGCGCAGAACCTCCACTCGGCCTCTCGAGGGGGCGGTGCATCAAGATCAAAAGCTGCAGGCGAGCTAACGCTCGACCTGTTGAGTGGTGAGGAGCGTGCGTACACCCCCTCCCCCCGGTAGGAGCTGTCGAGTGAAACGAGGCTGCGATCTTTTGATCTTGCTGTGGCTGTGGCTGTGGCTGTGGCTGTGGCTGTGGCTGTGGCTGTGGCTGTGGCTTTTGATTTTGATCTACTGCCCCTTTCCCAGAGGCCGAACGCAGGCGTTGCGCAGGGGGCACCGCGGCAAGGATGCCGCGGTAGCCGCCCCCGGCCATGGATGGCCGAT from Pseudomonas sp. ACM7 includes:
- a CDS encoding flavohemoglobin expression-modulating QEGLA motif protein, whose translation is MDDYQQSIRILSDRIVLAQTPIRVLDAVKWDDNIRKGFLKAKGKEMPAVDRDYYLNRPLAFDSSKVKLEFQNIERDITRQLGQFNPVGQIMRRMCKEYRMVVRMLEARGTEDFGLISQELYGAASDAFHAGDPTLSDLGLMLSDYLNNIDGRGDLKDEPKILTAKEAVHLLQTRLNKVFGEAEETIRVFESDGIVADAAAGADYIKIRADAMFNDRDVRALEVHEGLVHVGTTLNGLNQPICTFLSKGPPSSTVTQEGLAILMEIITFASYPSRLRKLTNRTRAIHMVEEGADFLQIFEFFREQGFEMAESYGNASRVFRGSVPTGLPFTKDLSYLKGFIMVYNYIQLAVRKGKLEQIPLLFCGKTTLEDMRTLRQLVDEGLVVPPKYLPDQFRDLNALSAWMCFSNFLNHLSLDRIEADYSNIL
- a CDS encoding alpha/beta hydrolase is translated as MRILGFFCLLLTLSGCSSLLFYPEPGQLFTPEKAKLEYRDITLTTADGLKLHGWWLPAKRGVEVKGTVLHLHGNGGNLPMHLGGSWWLPKEGYQVLLLDYRGYGLSEGEATLPEIYQDIDAAFKWLDQAPEVKGKPLILLGQSLGGSMAVHYLVQHPERQKQLKAFVLDGVPASYRSIGQFALSQSWLTWLFQVPLSWLVPDGDSAIHSMEQLGGVPKLIYHSIDDPIVPLSNGIRLYQAAPPPRVLQLTRGGHVQTFADPVWRKVMLRFLDDPQHFNGLRRLGEIPNYPAPKNSEDEPPESPQ
- a CDS encoding OmpA family protein, producing MRKQLMIPALLAASVALAACSTPPNANLEQARTNYTGLQTNPQASKVAALETKEASDYLDKADKAYQDKEDQAKVDQLAYLTNQRVEVAKQTIALRNAEANLKNASAQRAQARLDARDAQIKQLQDSLNAKQTDRGTLVTFGDVLFATDRADLKSSGLVNINKLAQFLSENPDRKVIVEGYTDSTGTANHNQSLSERRAGSVRTALVKMGVDPTRIVSQGYGKEYPVAENSSVSGRAMNRRVEVTISNDNQPVIPRSAVSSN
- a CDS encoding DUF4398 domain-containing protein → MELKTMKTRTAKSSFPPLRSLKLAALAIGSSFVLAGCAGNPPSEQFAVTESAVNSAVSAGGTEFAAVEMKSAQDKLKQAEIAMHDKKYDEAKVLAEQAEWDARVAERKAQALKAEQAVKDSQKGVQELRQESQRTVQ
- a CDS encoding pilin assembly protein; translation: MKIRELAHHWEENAKGRLTDTGYSIHLDVEAAARLAAIIDMYPKRQPEELLGELIGAALEELEKSFPYVKGSTVVATDEEGDPLYEDVGPTPRFLALSRRHLHDLSAIDDKQKH